One window of the Dreissena polymorpha isolate Duluth1 chromosome 5, UMN_Dpol_1.0, whole genome shotgun sequence genome contains the following:
- the LOC127882241 gene encoding uncharacterized protein LOC127882241, giving the protein MGWALNIAFLCSLTCCILNIIAVALPYWLYTERPNKAYQGLWQRCEPSLLSGTGTELRCEIIKLPPEFLDLVRVFMLVGLGFYMLATFFCFRYTFMSSDRPGFITAATVFITIGAFLCLISVVVYGSLYPRLLRVQHLGLHAGFGIAVCCVIAGFLNVILYCMARAKGDVD; this is encoded by the exons ATGGGCTGGGCGCTGAACATCGCGTTCCTCTGTTCTTTGACCTGCTGCATTCTCAACATCATTGCCGTAGCTCTACCATACTGGCTGTACACTGAGAGACCCAACAAGGCTTATCAGGGCCTATGGCAACGCTGCGAACCCAGCTTGCTCAGTGGCACTGGGACCGAGCTGCGATGCGAGATCATCAAGTTGCCGCCAG AGTTCCTGGATCTGGTTCGCGTGTTCATGCTGGTAGGTCTGGGCTTCTACATGCTGGCCACATTCTTCTGCTTCCGGTACACATTCATGTCCAGTGATAGGCCAGGCTTCATCACCGCGGCAACCGTGTTCATCACGATTGGAG CCTTCCTGTGCCTGATTTCCGTGGTTGTGTATGGCTCCCTGTATCCTCGATTACTGCGCGTGCAACACCTGGGTCTTCATGCAGGATTCGGAATTGCAGTCTGCTGCGTCATAGCCGGTTTTCTCAATGTCATTCTCTACTGCATGGCCCGGGCCAAGGGAGACGTGGATTAG